The genomic window GCGCGGTGCTCAAGAGCGGCGAGCTCGTGGAGGTGGAGCTCGAGATCGACAGCAAGAACGACTACGAGTACCTCCTCTTCGAGGACTACAAGGCGGCCGGATTCGAGCCCGTGGAGGTCCGAAGCGGCTACAACGGCAACGACCTGGGGGCGTACGTCGAATTCCGGGACGACCGCGTCGCCTTCTTCGCCCGGACGCTGGCCCGGGGCAAGCACAGCGTCTCCTACCGACTCCGGGCCGAGATCCCGGGCCGGTTCCACGCGCTGCCAGCGCGCGCCCAGGCGATGTATGCCCCGGAGCTCAGGGGCAACTCGGACGAGATCCGGCTAGGCATCGAAGATTGAATATGGGACCAACCACAGAGGTACGGAGAGCACAGAGAAGAGAATTCGGACGTGCCTAGGAAGATGTTGCAGTGAAAGAAGAGAGCAGGAACGGACGGATGACTGCGAAATTGGACTGGTTCCATTGCTCCCGTCTTGGCCTGCCTCAGAATTCTACTCCCGTCTTCTCTGTGTCCTCTGTGCCTCTGTGGTTAGCTCCCAAGGTCAAGCAAGCGGGAGGCCGTAGGCTTCCTTCCATTCGGGGCGGGATGCGAGCTCCAGGCCCGTCCGGGCGAGCTCCAGGTCCTCCTCGGGCGAGAGCGGCTTCGCGTGGGCGACGACCGAAGCGGCCTTCTCCAGCTCGGGGATGTTCTCCAGGCCGATCACCGCGACCGACAGGCCCGGGATCGACAGGGCATAGCGGATGGCCTTTTCATAGTGGGCCGGCTCCATCTTGAAGCCGGCCTCGGGACGGGCCGCGCCCCCGAGGACCTTCATGGCGACGAGGCCCAGGTTCAGGCTCTGGGCGCGGGCCCAGACCTTGTGCTCGAAGTCGTACGTGTGGCGGACCACGAAGTTGACCGCGTTCATGAGGACGTCGACCTCCCCCGAGTCGATGGCCTCGTGGAACCGCGTCGGATGGAGGTGGCCGCTGGCGCCGACGAACCGGACCACGCCCTGCTTCTTCGCCTCGCGGAGGGCCGCCATCGCGCCCCGGTCGCCGAAGACGAGCTTGCGGTCGCCCCAGAGCTTGGCGTCGCCGAAATTGTGCAGGTGGACCAGGTCGATCCGGTCGGTCCGCATCCGCTTCAGGCTCTGCCTGAGCAGCTTCAAGGTCCCCTCGTAGGTCGGCTCCTCGGTCTTGGTGACGAGGAAGAAGCGGTCGCGGAGCTCGCGGAGGCCGGGGCCCATCTTGACCTCGGCGGACGACTTCTCGTCGTTGCCGTAGACCGGGGCCGTGTCCAGGTAGTTGACCCGGAGCTCCAGGGCGCGATGCAGGGTCCGCGTGACGTCGTCCGGGGTGACCCGGTCGCGCTGGAAGTAGGCGCAGCCGATCCCCAGCCGGGAGACCTTCGCCCCGGTCCGGCCGAGGACCACCTGCGGCATGGGCGTGGCGCCGGGCGACGGCTCCTCGGCGCCGGACTTCGCACCGGGCGAAGCCGACAGCGCCAGGCCGCCCAGCACGGCGGAGCCGGATCGGACGAAGTCGCGACGCGAGACTCCGGAGGCGACGGGTTCCATGGGGTACTCCTTGGGGAGCTCGAGGGACGTTTCAGGGCCTGCGAGCCTCGTTCGCCGCGGCGGCCGGCTCCTTGCCGGCGGCGACCCAGTCGACGCCCTGGAGGACCAGCCTCCCGAGGCTCGGGTTGCGGATCGGGTCGTCCTTCCCGGGGCCGAAGTCGCGGTGGCCGAAGACCAGGTGGAAGACGCGCCCGGAGCCGTACACGTTGGTCCAGGCGATCGGCCAGGTCTCGCCCTGGTACTCGACGGTCGCCAGCGGCTTCACGTCCTTCGCCATCTGCATGTGGTAGTAGAGCTCATCCTTGACCCGGAAGTCGTCCAGGCCGGCCGTGATCGGGCTCGACCGGTCGGCGATCTTGACCTGGTATTCGCCCTTCTTCGTCCGCCCGTCCGGGAGCCCGAAGTGGGAGAAGACGCCGCCGAGCATCGCCTTCCACTCGGGGAGCCAATCCGCCGCGGCGTTGTCGGCGCCGTGGATCGAGACGTACCCTCGCCCCGAGCGGACGAAGTCCAGGAGCGCCTCCTGCTGGGCCCTGGAGTACTTGAACTCGGGGTCGCGGCGGTCGGCGTTGGCGATGATGAGGTCATACTTGCGGATCGCCGGGGTCTCCAGGATCGCCGC from Aquisphaera giovannonii includes these protein-coding regions:
- a CDS encoding aldo/keto reductase, with the translated sequence MEPVASGVSRRDFVRSGSAVLGGLALSASPGAKSGAEEPSPGATPMPQVVLGRTGAKVSRLGIGCAYFQRDRVTPDDVTRTLHRALELRVNYLDTAPVYGNDEKSSAEVKMGPGLRELRDRFFLVTKTEEPTYEGTLKLLRQSLKRMRTDRIDLVHLHNFGDAKLWGDRKLVFGDRGAMAALREAKKQGVVRFVGASGHLHPTRFHEAIDSGEVDVLMNAVNFVVRHTYDFEHKVWARAQSLNLGLVAMKVLGGAARPEAGFKMEPAHYEKAIRYALSIPGLSVAVIGLENIPELEKAASVVAHAKPLSPEEDLELARTGLELASRPEWKEAYGLPLA
- a CDS encoding ThuA domain-containing protein; this translates as MRTRIAFACLYMSMAVISGPMSPARAQKEAPGGAKVYLLTGGKRQHHGYRDQAFYLAEQLENTGRYEVTMGEDAAILETPAIRKYDLIIANADRRDPEFKYSRAQQEALLDFVRSGRGYVSIHGADNAAADWLPEWKAMLGGVFSHFGLPDGRTKKGEYQVKIADRSSPITAGLDDFRVKDELYYHMQMAKDVKPLATVEYQGETWPIAWTNVYGSGRVFHLVFGHRDFGPGKDDPIRNPSLGRLVLQGVDWVAAGKEPAAAANEARRP